In Streptomyces ambofaciens ATCC 23877, a single genomic region encodes these proteins:
- a CDS encoding maleate cis-trans isomerase family protein codes for MTALGFLYPGHSGEDDYPRIEQLLGSDIRVDLVHTDIGEDAHRVDALLEMGSPQRLEAGVAELRLSGADAVVWACTSGSFVHGWEGAHEQVRTLARAAGLPASSTSFAFVHAAREIGARRVAIGATYPEDVARLFADFLRAAGIEAVDVVGSGVITAAEVGTWTEAEVLALARAADRPDAEALLLPDTALHTAAHIPVLEKELGKPVLTANQVTVWEGLRLADRRVNAPELGALFTREPVIQA; via the coding sequence ATGACAGCACTGGGATTCCTGTACCCGGGCCACTCCGGCGAGGACGACTACCCACGCATCGAGCAGCTCCTGGGCAGCGACATCCGGGTGGACCTGGTGCACACGGACATCGGCGAGGACGCGCACCGGGTGGACGCGCTGCTGGAGATGGGCTCGCCGCAGCGCCTGGAGGCAGGCGTGGCGGAGCTGCGGCTGTCCGGGGCCGACGCCGTCGTGTGGGCCTGCACCAGCGGGAGCTTCGTGCACGGCTGGGAGGGCGCCCACGAGCAGGTGCGCACCCTGGCCAGGGCGGCGGGCCTCCCGGCCTCCTCCACCTCCTTCGCCTTCGTGCACGCGGCGCGGGAGATCGGGGCCCGGCGGGTGGCGATCGGGGCGACCTACCCCGAGGACGTGGCGCGGCTCTTCGCGGACTTCCTGCGCGCCGCCGGCATCGAGGCGGTCGACGTCGTCGGCTCCGGCGTCATCACGGCGGCCGAGGTCGGCACCTGGACCGAGGCCGAGGTGCTGGCCCTGGCCCGCGCCGCCGACCGCCCGGACGCGGAGGCGCTTCTCCTGCCGGACACCGCCCTGCACACGGCGGCCCACATCCCGGTTCTGGAGAAGGAGCTGGGCAAGCCGGTCCTCACGGCCAACCAGGTCACCGTCTGGGAGGGTCTGCGCCTGGCCGACCGCAGGGTCAACGCGCCGGAACTGGGCGCGCTGTTCACGAGGGAGCCGGTGATCCAGGCCTGA
- a CDS encoding maleate cis-trans isomerase family protein, which yields MDISFLGGPAPQRGVGVVAPFDFALDRELWRWVPDEVSLHMTRTPFVPVEVSLDLARLVSEHETLGEAVRTLNAIAPEVVAYACTSGSFVGGVTGERAMCEAMTWAGAVPSVTTSGALLDALAELGVRRVALVTPYTVSVTRALEEYVAEAGVTVTGCAFMGLTRHIWKVPYRDVADMARRAVPRAGAADALFISCTNLPTYDVIPQLEAELRIPVISANQVTMWAALRRLGTRAVGPYQALTDPSARTGPVVPGPAGPAVADMPGVGDGPDTEQQQEGWT from the coding sequence ATGGACATCTCCTTTCTCGGCGGACCCGCTCCGCAACGCGGGGTCGGCGTGGTCGCCCCTTTCGACTTCGCACTCGACCGCGAGCTGTGGCGCTGGGTGCCCGACGAGGTCTCGCTGCACATGACGCGGACCCCCTTCGTGCCCGTCGAGGTCAGCCTGGACCTCGCCCGGCTGGTCAGTGAGCACGAGACCCTCGGCGAGGCGGTGCGCACCCTCAACGCCATCGCGCCCGAGGTCGTCGCCTACGCCTGCACCTCGGGGAGCTTCGTCGGCGGCGTGACCGGCGAGCGCGCCATGTGCGAGGCGATGACCTGGGCGGGCGCGGTCCCGTCCGTGACCACCTCGGGGGCGCTGCTGGACGCGCTGGCCGAGCTGGGCGTACGCCGGGTCGCGCTGGTGACGCCGTACACCGTCTCCGTGACCCGGGCGCTGGAGGAGTACGTCGCCGAGGCCGGCGTCACCGTCACGGGCTGCGCCTTCATGGGGCTGACCCGGCACATCTGGAAGGTCCCGTACCGCGACGTGGCCGACATGGCACGCCGGGCGGTACCGCGCGCGGGGGCGGCGGACGCCCTGTTCATCTCCTGCACCAACCTGCCGACCTACGACGTCATCCCGCAGCTGGAGGCCGAGCTGCGCATCCCGGTGATCTCGGCCAACCAAGTGACGATGTGGGCGGCACTGCGCCGACTGGGTACCCGTGCCGTGGGGCCGTATCAGGCGCTGACCGATCCGTCGGCACGCACCGGCCCCGTGGTGCCGGGGCCGGCCGGTCCCGCAGTGGCGGACATGCCGGGCGTCGGTGACGGCCCGGACACGGAACAGCAGCAGGAAGGGTGGACATGA
- a CDS encoding D-2-hydroxyacid dehydrogenase, giving the protein MSTPTLLVLDAEPLPRLGRLTGRARIEHTDEATLAERLPHADVLLVWDFTSHAVRGAWPGDGPRPRWVHTASAGVDHLMCPELAASDTVVTNARGVFDQPIAEYVAALVLAMAKDLPTTLRLQGERTWRHRESLRVAGTRACVVGSGPIGRAIARTLEALGVTTALVGRTARTGVHGPQDLDRLLARADWVVAAAPLTDDTRGMFDARRFGVMQPSARFVNVGRGQLVVEDDLAAALTGRRIAGAALDVLSHEPLPADSPLWRVPDLIVSPHMSGDTVGWRDALGAQFVEMFESWAAGGPLANVVDKKRGYVPGH; this is encoded by the coding sequence ATGAGCACGCCCACCCTTCTCGTCCTGGACGCCGAGCCCCTCCCCCGTCTCGGCCGGCTGACCGGCCGGGCCCGGATCGAGCACACCGACGAGGCGACCCTCGCCGAACGGCTGCCGCACGCCGACGTGTTGCTGGTATGGGACTTCACCTCGCACGCCGTGCGCGGCGCCTGGCCCGGCGACGGCCCGCGCCCGCGCTGGGTGCACACGGCGAGCGCGGGCGTGGACCACCTGATGTGCCCCGAACTGGCCGCGTCGGACACGGTGGTGACCAACGCGCGCGGTGTCTTCGACCAGCCGATCGCCGAGTACGTCGCCGCGCTCGTCCTGGCGATGGCCAAGGACCTGCCCACCACGCTGCGGTTGCAGGGCGAGCGGACCTGGCGGCACCGCGAGTCGCTGCGGGTGGCCGGTACGCGCGCCTGCGTGGTCGGCTCGGGGCCGATCGGGCGGGCGATCGCGCGCACGCTCGAGGCGCTCGGCGTCACGACCGCCCTGGTCGGCCGGACCGCCCGCACCGGCGTCCACGGTCCGCAGGACCTGGACCGGCTGCTGGCGCGTGCCGACTGGGTGGTGGCGGCGGCGCCCCTGACCGACGACACCCGCGGCATGTTCGACGCCCGGCGGTTCGGGGTGATGCAGCCCTCCGCGCGGTTCGTGAACGTGGGCCGGGGGCAGCTGGTCGTCGAGGACGACCTGGCCGCGGCGCTGACCGGGCGCCGGATCGCGGGCGCCGCCCTGGACGTGCTGAGCCACGAGCCCCTGCCGGCCGACAGCCCGCTGTGGCGGGTCCCGGACCTGATCGTCTCCCCGCACATGAGCGGGGACACGGTCGGCTGGCGGGACGCACTGGGGGCACAGTTCGTGGAGATGTTCGAGAGCTGGGCGGCGGGCGGGCCGCTGGCGAACGTGGTCGACAAGAAGCGTGGATACGTGCCCGGACACTGA